DNA sequence from the Malus domestica chromosome 11, GDT2T_hap1 genome:
ATATTAGCGTTTTGTCTGGGGTTTATTGATTAGTAAAATGGATTCATTCATTTCTTTGCGGGAATCGAGTTACTTGAGGAGGGATTACAACCGTTGATCGTGGTTTTGGATTGTTTAATAAGACCCACCATGATATTGGCACTCATGCTTAATTACATTTGTGACAAAATTACAATCTAAAATGTTGTTAATATGTTGCATTAAGTTTCTAAATCAAGTTAAAAGTGATGCTAATTTGAGACTCTGATTGTTCACTCAAATCTAGTGGTTACTATGTACTATGTGTTATCTTCCATTGACGTATGCTGTCTTGGTTGAAGCTTTTGGATGCAACGCTGGGGACCAGTTTGGCATTGGAGAAGCATTCTGATCACATTATCCTGGAAAGTGATTATCTTCTCTTAGCGCGGGCAGTGGGTAGTCTCCGACAAGACCACTTTCCTCTCAGCCCGGCGATAGATAACATTGAATCTGGCCTGAGATTCTTCTCCCATTCCTGCAGCATTCATGTTCGACGAACATCCATTGTTGTAGCACATAGattggccaaattggccttattTTTTTAGCatgaatttttgtttgtttgatgagCCTCCGAATATTATCCGTGATGCATTACTTGAAGTTTGTACCGTTTTGcctaaaaaataaagtaaaatattATGTGACAACCCTTCCAATTGGGGTGGACATATTTGCTTAAATCAAATCggttgtataaaaaaaagtgCAAGATGATATTTTCAGATTGTCAATTATGCACCCAATCTGAAGATATTCTCCTATACAGTTTAGGGGTTTAACAATGAAGGTTGTATATTGTAAACTTTGAACCGATTATAGCTCTTTATTTTAACCCATAACATCAAATTTGGAGATAATCAAGTTGACTAAAGAAGTATGTACTCTTTCTGcatcaaatttcaaatcttcCTTTAGTAACATCGTCTACTTTTATTGAAATTTATCTTaacaaagcaaaagaagaatatcatatttcTCTAATGGCATGAACTCCACTTTAGACTCCAATCTTATATTAGAACTCAAATTTAAGTTTTAGTATGAATCGTAAATCATATATGAGTTTTAACTTTCCGGTGCATTGAATTCATGCATAATATTCGGAATCCAAACTTTTCAGTGTATTGGGATAGCATGATAACAGGTCATGCATACCaacaaataaatcaaatcatcTTACTTGCTTTGTTCTATACGGAACCAAACCTAAAGGTAAAAGAAGTTGACAGATGATAGAAGAGCCGGTCGGGGGGAACAAGCTGGCTCATCAGTTTGAACAAAGCAGGGAAAGGTCAGCATCTTGTGCTGCAAATCAGAAACTCCATACTTCACCAAATGAGGCGACCGGACTTAAAATACATCCCCCCAGTCACAACACTCAATCATCCCCACATCTCTCAAACCTAATTAGTAAAAACAAAGTAACTCCATAAACATAGACCAGCCCAAGAGTAACACATTATAACACACACTCGTGTACACTAATTATTGAGCTGACAAACGAACGAGCGAGAGTGATTGCCCGTCGTTAATGGATATGAGTCGCACATGCATTAAAGATAGTAGTCCATATCCACACAAATATTTCTCTCCTTCCCAATCCAATAGTGGATAGCTACAACACTCTGCCCTTTCTCATCGTACCTTAACTATCTCATGAACTTTTGTCAAATAGGTTACACAATAAGAGCGTCTCCAAAGGAGCAAGCAAAATTTTCTGTAAAAGTGTCATTTGCTAACTTATTTGGCACTTTTATACTATTTCAAAAATTTGTCACTCCATCCCACTCTTCAAATTTTATCTTTcactttaaaatattaatatcttaacTTTATTTTATCTTGTGGGGCTAAATTTTATATTCAAACTCTTCACTAAATAATACTTTTGAATAAATATTATGCAGAATCCAATTTGCTAACTTAACAAGTAGTAACTGGTCAGTTGCCAATTCTTTAATTTGCTAACTAGTTGGCACCTCTATTGGAGATACATTTTTCCTACATAGCATAGCAAATCTAACTTTCCAACCAAATACTATATCCCTTGAAAAGCTGTAACAAGCTTCTATGAAAATTTGGAACATACCCGTAGCAAAAGAGCGAGTAAGAGCAACAACCTTCACTCGTCCAAAAGTGAATCCACCACCACAGACGCGCCACAGCCGGCAGCTTTACTAGACACTCCTCTCAATAATGTGACTAAATCTACCATGTGACAACAATGTCGTGCAAAATTGACTTTACCATGCGCATGGTAACATTTTCCTGGACACCCCCATATTCAAATCCAGTGCCCGCCACTTCTCTCTCCCACTTTGTCTCTGAACACTTTATGCAGTTTTGCTACtacaaaacaaatttgaatctctcttttcttctgtcACTGCTTTTTTCTCgactcctcttcgttcttcttttTGCACTTTTTTCCAACTTGAAAGTTCAAACTACGCTAAATCAAACTCCCACTCACTTGCCAAACTGTGCTTGTTTCACTACCCTTTTCCATGAAGTTGCTAAtttcttccccttctttttcttcatgctCATCATCATCCAACTCCACTGCTTTTGATGCAACAATGTGCAGTTCAAAAAGCGCCACCGCGGGCTGCATTTCCGGAATTTTGCGCAGAATTCTCTGCAAAGGAAGCTTCCCCACATACCCTTCTGATCACATCCTAGGAGAAGAAAATTCTGTGGCATCTAGTTCCAGAGATCAAGATTTTAATTCCAAGGATAAAACAGAGATCTCTGCCAGTCCAAGCATTGTGGCAAGGCTGATGGGATTGGATTCAATTCCAGACAGGAACTTGGTCAGCAGCCAATCAACCCAAAATTCAATTTCACGCAGCAAATCCATGAATTCTGTGGACCGGTTTGATAAGCGTCGCGGGATGAAGTCGACTCGGTCATTTAGAGAGATGCCTACATTTCTTGAGCCAGAAAATGAGGAATTCTTTATTCTCAGCTTTGAGAGTGAGAGGAAAAGCAAGGAAACAAAATCGAAAGGGAGGAAATGTGAAAAGAGACAAAGCCAACAAACGGAAAACAGAAGAGAAAGAAAGGCAGAGAATAAGAAGCAACTCCAAGGACAAAGCAGAAGGGCTTTGAACGATTTGAATGGGAAAGAGATGCTGAAAAGCAGAAGCACTTCTGGTGAAGATTCAAAAAGTACTTCAATTGCTACAAAGACgacagagaagaagaaaactatATGTGATGTGCTTAAGAATGTAGAATCTGAATTCAGCTCTGAAGATTTAAGCCCGGTTTCGGTTCTCGATTGTGCCCAATTTCTTGTTGATACAGAAATCCCTTCTTCAGGTTTGTCCCCTCAATTCTGTAGACCATTTTTCAACTTAAGCTTGAACTGTTTGGTTTTAGTCAATTGCAAATTATTTAAGTATGGTTTATACTTCGATTCAAAAATAGAACTGGAGGGACGCTAAACAGTAAAGGGGTTTGAACCTATATTATTATATACATGGATTAATGTCTCTCTAGTGTCttctggttttgttttttttattaaaattcagTAGAAATTGCCAAAATTTAGAGTTGATTTCAAATTGGTACTTGAACTTCTATCCATCAACAAACTCCTACCAAAACTCACGAAAACCCTACCCTTGgctacatctgttagtcaaacccTACTCTTGAATATTACACCACCTAACAGGTCTGAACGTGTGAGCATAGTCGTATTGGCTAGAGGAAATGTGCTTCATTTATATCTCAAACTTTGAACTTTCTCTATACAGTTTAGATCAGTCTAAAGTCGAATATCGTCAGATgtattaaaattattatttttcttgtgaCAGAAGAAGATTCAAGTTTAGCCAATTCATGCAAAGAAAATGGTCCAAGTGGTGATGCAAGAAGAAAAAAGACAATAGAAGGCAAATGTCTTggatcaaagaagaaagaattccaCAGAGCAAAGCACATTGGGATGTGGAGTGAGATTTGTAGGCTGACTGAAGCCGAGTTGGTCGGTTCAAATTGGATCCTACAAAACAAAGGCATGTGGAGTTTTGAAGGTATTTCTGCAGGCATTGGTGCAGATTTCGAGTCACAGATTCTTGGTCAATTATTAGATGAGATTGTTGATCAATTTGCTGACTTTGCCATGGAAATTCAAAATCTGTAAGATTTACAGCCTTTGTAAATTTTGGCatcaaaataaatcaaattaacCAACAAAATATTGTATTTACTAGAAGTTTAGTTTTTCTTCATTCGAACGATGGTATAACCTGacttaataaaatttaaattacgGGAGGTTAATTCAAATTTAGATGCAAAGAGAGACACATTGTATAACCAACTTAACAACGCTGAATTTTACGGCCAAGCTAAGTATCCTTTATTTgtaattaaatataataattaaGGATGTGATTATTATGCCAAGAAAGAGGAATGATATTATACTGTGATTCAAAATTCTGCGCAAACATTAATGCAGACTTTTTCACTTAATTCTTTATCATCAAAAGGCTTACGAGTTCAAACTTCAAACCAGTGGGCTAAGATTCTAGGGATTAATATTTTAATCCAGTTATGGACGGAGTCATGATTAAAAGGCAGCATAAAATTACTAGCTCCCACTCTTTCCCCTCAACTTTGCTTTTGTTGATGAAGATATTTGGCTACTCAAATGAATAGAAACTCTTATTCAAAACACTTTGTGTTCAAATTATAGAATTTTGTGCTTATAATCATaaccgttcatattatgaaACACTTTGTAAatatcatctttgcaaaaataaattaaaaaatgattgtTTAGTCCATCTATTGTAGTAAATACATAGACGGTTCGTAGTACTTTTACAAGTTTTGTTCATCTGTTTTTATACAGTTCAATGACTAAACGACAttggttttaattgatttttttgaatAAGCAATCTTTATAAAATGATTTATAACATGAACAATTCTGATTATAAATACGTAGCCAAATATTATTCTTCATTAGTATATTATAAATTACACATTCAACATTCAAAACTGATTATGTAAAttgcaaactttaaaaaaaatctgttGTCTAACATAGAACATAGAATATCTTTGTGAGGAGTATACATGTAATCAGTATTATAAACACAACGATATATATCTCAGTTACACAGCAAATTCTCTGTAGAGCTTGCCCTTGTAAAGGTTCTTAATTCTAATCCTCTATACTAGAAGAGGAACATCTTCCCCTTGGGTATCAAGCTTAGCCACTAGGGTTCCAAGAGAGGCAGTTCCTAGTCAAGCAATTCGAGCAACAATTTTCCATTAAAAATGCATGGTCAAGTTTCATGAGCAATTATTTGGAATTGGTACACTAGaggaaaaattattaatttctcGAGATTTACTCTAAAGGAAATTTCAGTAGAACAATTTAATTAGGGTTGCTTTCATCGAAACTAAGTTGAATAAGACCAAAATACAGAAAGTACCGTACTTTTATGAGAAGTATCTAACAGATGACATGATTAAGGCACCCCTAGCCAAGTTTTTGAGCTCGTTTGTAAATGCTTTTGgtaaaaaatgtttttgaaaccaatccttaataaaaattcaaatgaattcTATAAGAGCACTTTAAATGCTTCTCcaaaaaaacacatatatatggtGCTTCTCCTAAAagagcacttaaagtgcttttggaacccaaaatcaattttaccaaaaacactttcagt
Encoded proteins:
- the LOC103447382 gene encoding uncharacterized protein translates to MKLLISSPSFSSCSSSSNSTAFDATMCSSKSATAGCISGILRRILCKGSFPTYPSDHILGEENSVASSSRDQDFNSKDKTEISASPSIVARLMGLDSIPDRNLVSSQSTQNSISRSKSMNSVDRFDKRRGMKSTRSFREMPTFLEPENEEFFILSFESERKSKETKSKGRKCEKRQSQQTENRRERKAENKKQLQGQSRRALNDLNGKEMLKSRSTSGEDSKSTSIATKTTEKKKTICDVLKNVESEFSSEDLSPVSVLDCAQFLVDTEIPSSEEDSSLANSCKENGPSGDARRKKTIEGKCLGSKKKEFHRAKHIGMWSEICRLTEAELVGSNWILQNKGMWSFEGISAGIGADFESQILGQLLDEIVDQFADFAMEIQNL